GATTTGCCACGACCGTTTTTTATACTGGCACCCATGGAAGATGTGACGGACGTAGTGTTTCGGCATGTCGTTAGTGAGGCGGGCAGACCGGATGTGTTTTTTACGGAGTTTGCGAATACAGAGAGTTATTGTCACCCGGAGGGGAACAAAAGTGTCCGCGGGCGTTTGACGTTTACAGAAGATGAACAGCCGATTGTGGCACATATTTGGGGAGACAAGCCGGAGTTCTTCCGCGAGATGAGCATCGGCATGGCAAAAGAGGGTTTCAAAGGCATCGACATTAATATGGGTTGTCCTGTAGCCAATGTGGCAGAGAATGGGAAGGGGAGCGGTCTGATCTGCCGTCCTGCCCTTGCAGCGGAAATCATTCAGGCGGCTAAAGCCGGAGGACTGCCCGTAAGTGTAAAAACAAGGCTTGGGTTCACCGAGGTGGACGAATGGCGCGACTGGTTAACTCATATTTTGCAGCAGGACATTGTAAATTTATCCATTCACCTGCGGACAAGAGAAGAGATGAGCAAAGTCGATGCGCACTGGGAGCTGATCCCGGAGATCAAGAAACTTCGGGACGAGATTGCACCGAATACGCTGCTAACCATTAATGGAGATATTCCTGACCGTGCGACCGGACTCAAACTCGCCGAGCAGTACGGTGTGGATGGCATTATGATTGGACGCGGCATTTTCCAGAATCCGTTTGCTTTTGAAAAGGACCCAAGGGAGCATACCACGGAGGAGTACCTTCATCTTCTGCGACTGCACCTAGATCTGCATGATCAGTATTCAGATCTTGAACCGCGTTCGTTCAGCCCGCTGGCCCGCTTTTTCAAAATCTACGTCCGTGGATTCCGCGGGGCAAGTGAGCTGAGAAATAGCTTGATGAACGCCAAAACAACGACTAGAGTAAGGGAATTGCTCGATGAATTTGGTAGCAAGGATTATGATGGGGTAGAGGAAAATGAATAGAATACAGGAGGTCATATGTCCTGGAGTAAATTGAAGCAGCAACTGGAGAGTTTCCTTAGTCCCACGTTAGTTGGAACCGTCGAATACCGGGCAACCAGCTACCGTTATTTACCTGATAAATCAGGCGATTGTTATATTACTGTAGATAAAAAGAATGTACTCAACATGAGTGATACAACAACCCCAATCCGATGGTATCAGACGGAGCAGGAGATCAAGAACGACCCGGAGATCATGATTCCTGTGAGCCATGAAGAGATTGAAGCCGTCAGAAAAGAAACCAAAGGGACCGTTCCAGAGGATCGTCTTCAAGTCATAGCAAGAAGCAGAAAAAGCTCAGGGCATGCCAAAGAGCTCCTTTCTGCGCAGGCCGTATTAAGTAAATCGAATTTTACTATTGTAGCGACTACGTTTTTATCTACTTCGATAGAGGATAATCTGGAGAGCAACGATATCTTGTTGAATATTCTGGCTTTGATAGACAGACGAGTGGGCAAAAAACGAATTCTAAATATGTCTGAGCAGATAAAGTTAAAGCATCCAGCTGTGCAGTATTTTTATGAGTTGCGGCGTAGAACGTTGTGAAAATTAATAAATATCAATGACGGGGCACCCTTTATCGAGGGTGGTCCTACTGAACATTAGCTTAACAAGAGAAGAGATGATCAAGTAGACTTCAACCTGTGCATGTTGAAAAGTCTACTTTTTTATTGTTCAATTTTTTTCTGCTATAGCTTTTAACTATAACTAGTTATGGCATTTAAGTATCTCAGCCAACCTCGTTCTGCATGATATGATAATGGTATACAACGAGGGGGTTTTTGACATGACTGATAAGTTCCAGATCGTAGGTAGTTTGTTGCGTCCTGATGAGCTGCTGACATATAAAACGCAAATTGAACATCGTGATGATATCAAATATCCATTCTATGAAAGTTTTGAAGGTTATGAAAAATGCGAGACTGAGGCCATCAAACAAGTGGTGAAAAAAGAAATCGAGCATGACCTGTCGATTATTACAGATGGAGAGTTCTCCAAATCGATGTGGCATCTGGATTTTGTGTGGGGCTTTGGTGGAGTTGAGCGTTATATTGCAGACCATGGCTATTTTTTCCGTGATGTGGATGGCTCTTCAAAATATGAAACACGTAAAGATATTGGGCTGCGCATAACTGGCGAATTGAGCGGTAAAAATCATCATTTCATTCAACTGTTCAAACAACTGCAAGACACGGCGGGTGACCAGCAAACGAAACTTTGCGTTCCGTCCCCATCCCATATTTTTGGTGAACTCTCCTGGTCCGATAATATCGGCGGTACGGACGCTGTTTATCAGAATATTCAGGAGCTCAAAGCGGGTCTTGTGAAAGCATATAAGGAATTTGTTAAAGAATTCGCTGCGGTAGGCGGTAAAATCCTGCAAATGGATGACTGCTTGTGGGAGCTGTTTGCAGACGACAACCCGAACTCTCCGTTTACAGGGGAGCACATTAATCAAGAGGAAGTACAGGGTCTCGCTACCGAATTCATTGATATTAACAATACAGTGATTGACTTCGGTCATAGCCTGGGCTTGAAAATGTGGACACATAATTGCCGCGGCAATTATGATTCTCGCAACATGGGCGGTGGATCTTACGCGAAAATCGCTAACCTGTTCCTGAAGCAGTTGAAATATGATCGTTTCTTCCTGGAGTGGGATGATGATCGTGCGGGTTCTATCGAAGCCCTGGAGGTTTTCAAGGACAGACCTGAAACGGAAATCGTATTAGGCTTGTTGTCATCTAAGACCAATACACTTGATGATGAAGAGCGCGTAATCCGTCTGCTTGATGAAGCTTCCAAGATTATCGATAAGGATCGTCTGTTGCTTTCGCACCAATGCGGCTTTGCATCCTGCGATGGCGGTAACGAACTAAGCGAAGCTGAGCAATGGGCCAAAATCGTTCAAGGTCAAAAGATTGCCAAGCAATACTGGGAAAACTAATTTCGAATAGCAGCATCTTGAGCTAAAAGGGATGCCTCGTAGGGCCGTCAATGGACCTGCGAGGCATCTCTATTTTTTATACATCTTTTCTCCCCAAATTAACGTAGTTTCCTGTTCCGCAATTGTATTGCGCGATAAGTGGCTCTTTCTCAGATCGGTGATTAAGACACTGTAGGAGAGATAGGAGTTGTTAGCATCATTGGTGAGGTTGGAATGGGAGTGAATTTAGTGGAATCTGGATGTATAGCGTGACAACAGGCTGTGATACAATGAAAATGAAATTGTTGTACGGATCATCTTGGCAGTTGTATTCCCTCTAAACGACAAATTAGAAATGTATATATCCTATGAAAAAGGAGAGTTTTACACAATGAATTTGGAAGAGGTTATGCAGGAGCTTGAAGCGCTTGGGAAAGAACGAACAAAGAAAATATATATGTCCAATGGTGCTCAGGAACCGCTTTTTGGAGTAGCTACTGGAGCGATGAAACCAATCGCGAAGAAAATAAAAAAGGATCAGCCTTTGGCTGAGCTGCTTTACGCTACGGGAAACTATGATGCCATGTATTTTGCTGGTGTGATAGCCGATCCCCAAGCGATGACGGAAGCTGATTTTGACCGTTGGATTGATGCTGCTTATTTTTACATGATCTCTGACTTCATCGTATCCGTCACGCTGGCAGAGACAGATATTGCCCAAGCGGTTTCGGACAAGTGGATTGCGAGCGGGGATGAATTGAAAATGTCTGCAGGCTGGAGCTGTTATTGCTGGTTACTCGGTAGCCGACCGGATAGCGAATTCTCCGAAAATAAAATGATGGAGATGCTCGAACAGGTAAAAAAGACGATTCACGAATCTCCGGAACGAACGAAATATTCGATGAACAACTTCCTTTACACCGTCGCGACATCCTATCAACCGCTGCACGACCAGGCCGTGGAGACAGCCAAGGCCGTGGGACCTGTTGAAGTCGACAAGGACAAACCTAAGAGCAAGTTCCTGCAAGCTTCCGAAAATATTCAAAAGGCAGTGGAAAAAGGGCGAACTGGGTTCAAGCGTAAATATGTAAGGTGCTGACGCTTTCGCCTTATCGTCAGTTTTGGCATAGGGAACGTCCGAATCTGTGAATTGAAATCCACAATCACCATGTTATAATAAGGACAGAAACAGCTTATAATGCAAAGAGAGCCGTGCGCTAACACGACTCTCTGATGCAATAGCCGCTTTTAAGGGCGGTGGGCTTAACAAGCAGGGTACCGACCAAATAGACCGCATCCCTTAGCCAGAGGGCGGTCTATTTGTCTTTATTGGACAGCAGCGCTACAATCAGCAAACCGAAGGTAAGCATTAGCATAATTGCTTCAAATACTCTCACAAGGCATAACCTCCCTTCCGGGAGATTAGCCGACCGCCCATATAAGCCTTTCCATTGCTCTGTGAGTATACCATATTTTTCTTGGAGCTAATAGATGAACAATATTCGTTTTCATAAAAGTCTTGGCATGATAATTCCCCAGTACAGTGAATGCGAAAAAAGCATTACGGTGGCTAGTATGAAGCATTATTTAGTTGAAAACAAATAAGAGAAAACACGCCATTTATAGGCGTGTTTTTTGTGTTTACTGCTGAATAACAAAAATTAAACAGCATCAAAGTTACGCATTTTATAAGGGCCCGGAGCGTTTACTTTTTAATTACTTCTAACCAATTCTTTGGCTTGCTGCCTGCCCGCCGCGAGAAAGCTGTCGCTTAGTTCAGGATCATTAACAGAGCGTGCAAGAACAAGCGAGCCGACTAATGTACTAAACAGTGCACGACTTTTGGATACATCCATATCTGCCAGATTGGAGATAAAAGTGACCATCCGCTCCAGTTCATGAGTGAATACCTGCCTAACCTCTTCGGAAGAGCGGGATATTTCGCCGGAAAGGGCAGGGAAAATGCAGCTCATTTCCGTTTTATCACGGTGATAGGGACTGAGATAATAATCGATGACTGTATTGATTTTGGGGTTCTGCTCTTCCTGATCCGCGACTTTCTGAAGAAGTGCGATGGTATCGCTAATGGCATATTCACAGGCTTCGGCGACCAACTGTTCCTTGTTGTCAAAGTGTGAATAAAACCCTCCATGAGTCAATCCGGCTCCCTTCATAATGAACGGTACACTGACGTCCTGAATACCATTGGTACGAAAAGCCCGAGCCGCACTCTCAACAATTTTACCTCGTACTTTTATTTTATGGCCTTTGGGATAGGGCATTATCATTCACTCCATAGCTTCATCATTCTGCTTTTTTAAAATATTATAGTCATCATAATAAATCCTGTCAATTTGGTCACTGGGTGTTGGCTGGTTTACAAAGGGGCCAAATACGGTTGTTGACTGCCTTAAAATATGATGGTTATAATATATTATGATCATCATATTTTAAATCGGCTTCAAATCGGGAGGTATCAGGATATGAGTAAGCTTGAATCTGTAGATACGTTAGTTATTGGATCAGGTCCGGGAGGATATGTGGCGGCGCTTCGTTCTTCACAGCTGGGGATGAAGACGGCAATCGTCGAACGTCAACAGCTCGGCGGGGTCTGCACGCATGTGGGGTGCATACCATCCAAAGCATTAATTGCGGAATCACATCGCCATGATTTGTTCAGACAGTTCAATCAAGCTGACGCGGCAGCGACATTTAAGATTGCACAGGATTTCAAGCAGGGGGTTGTGAATAAACAGGCAGGTGGCGTCCACTATTTGTTAAAGACTGCGAATGTGACCATTTTCGAAGGCGAGGCCAGTCTGGTGGATGAGCACACAGCGATGATCCAGCAAGCTGGACAGGAGCAGAGCATTTCTTTTAAAAACCTCATACTGGCAACAGGATCTCGTCCAATTGAGCTGCCAGCATTTCCAGTTGGAGGTCGTATCTTATCTTCCACAGAAGCACTGTCTCTGCAGGAGGTTCCGAGTAGTCTGGTTGTGATCGGCGGAGGGTATATTGGTGTGGAACTTGGACAGATGTATGCCAAATTCGGAACAAAGGTAACGATTCTGGAGGGTGGAGCACAAGTATTGCCCGGATTCGAGGCGGAACTTGCAGCACCTGTAGTCAAACAATTGAAGGCGGATGGCATACACATCGTAACCGGAGCGATTGCTGAAAAGGTGGAGCAGAAGGCTGATTCCATTACACTGCATTATTCGAAAAATCAAGAGCAGCACCAAGTCACGGCGGAATATGTATTGGTCACAATCGGCAGGAAACCCAATACAGACGGCCAGTTAGGACTGGAACGCATAGGTGTGTCCGTAACGAACAAGGGACTGATTGAGACGGATGAACAGTGCAGGACGGTTATTCCGCACATTTATGCCATTGGAGATATTACGGCTGGTCCGACACTCGCTCACAAGGCCTCCTATGAAGCAAAAGTAGCAGCAGAGGCCATTGCGGGTCTTACCTCCAAAGTGGATTATAAGGTGATCCCGCTTGTCGTCTTTTCTGATCCGGAGCTATCCAGTGTTGGAGTAAGTGAGACGCAAGCCAAAGCACAGGCCATTCCGGTGGTTATCGGAAAATCTTCTTTTGGGATCAACGGAAGAGCATTGGCATTAAGGGAAACCGAAGGATTTGTGAAAATAGTGGCTGATCCAACCTCGGGAATTGTCATAGGTGCGCAAATCGTTGGCGTGGAGGCGTCCACACTGATATCGGAGCTCACACTTGCAATTGAGATGGGCGCAACCGTAGAAGATCTGGCCATGACGATTCACCCTCATCCCACGTTGGGAGAAGTGATTATGGAGGCTGCCGAGAACGCGGTCACCAAAATGAAAAAGCAAAAATAGCCAGCAAATTTAACATACACGAGGATTGGGAATGGGAGAGATGAAAGAATGAAGATAAAAGCAGGTCTGTATATAGGAATTGCGATGGTGCTCATTGTTGGAGGCTCACTTCTGGCTGTTAAAGGCAAGGATGCTGTAAGTCAGGCCGAGAGCAGGAAACAAGGCATGCTTGAGGCAGAACAAACGACATTGTTTTATCAGAATAGTCCTGGGGCGATTGTAGAGGCGGGTGCGTCTGCAGGTGGCTCCGTGAAGAAGGGAGAGGTGCTATTCAAAGTGAAGTCAGCTGGGGAAGGAGATGTGGATGTACTCGCACCGTATGATGGTTTGGTTGACCGAGTTGCTGTAAAGCAGGGAGATCAAGTACAAGCAGGAGTGCCGCTGGCGGTTCTGCAAAAGAAAAATTACTATACGGACCTCTACATCCAGGAAAGTGAAGTTCAAAAGCTTGAAGTGAATCAAGCCATAGATGTTCATTTTCCCTATTTGGATCAGCCAACACAGGTGAGTGGAGTTGTTACTTCCATCTCATCTGCCCCACAATTCGCGAGCTTGCGCATGTCACGAGAAAAGGGGCAAGCCGATCTAAGTATGTTTCTGGTCCGAATATCGATGGATTCGAATGCTGATTTGCTTCCGGGGATGACAGCAGAGGTGAAACTTGATGAAATCACTGATTGACGAATGGAAGTACGTATCGGGAAGTAAGTATGTTCGATTAATTTTTATCGGCCCGCTTATTGCAGCCTTATTCTTTGGTTTAATGTTCTCGCAGAATCAAATTAGCAAATCGCCAGTTGTGGTCATTGATGAGGATCATAGCGAATATTCACGGCAGTTGATCTCCAAAATAAATGCCTCGCAATATATGAGCGTCAAAAGCGTTTATGCGAGCCGAATGAGTCCGGAAACATTGCTTGCCAATGAGCAGGCTGTAGCGGTCATTATGCTTCCCAATCAATTGGGCTTACGTCAACAACAAGGGAAATCGACGAATATCGGCATCTTGATGGATAACACAATGCCCTCGGGGCTAACCGGAATCCGGACCGCGATTCAGGAGATCATCCAGACGGAAAATATGACCCTTTCCATGACACGTCTGATCCAGAAAGGGATGGATGCCGAAACGGCTAAAGGAATCGTGTCGCCGATCTCGCTTCAGCAACGGATGCTGTTTAATCCAACCTCCAGTTATGTCGGTTTTATGGTACTAGGATTTGTGAATATCGTAGTATTGATGATTACAACAAGTGCAGCGGGCTCGATTGCACCTCGGCTTCGTCAGGAAGGGAAGT
This window of the Paenibacillus marchantiae genome carries:
- a CDS encoding tRNA dihydrouridine synthase is translated as MKENFWCDLPRPFFILAPMEDVTDVVFRHVVSEAGRPDVFFTEFANTESYCHPEGNKSVRGRLTFTEDEQPIVAHIWGDKPEFFREMSIGMAKEGFKGIDINMGCPVANVAENGKGSGLICRPALAAEIIQAAKAGGLPVSVKTRLGFTEVDEWRDWLTHILQQDIVNLSIHLRTREEMSKVDAHWELIPEIKKLRDEIAPNTLLTINGDIPDRATGLKLAEQYGVDGIMIGRGIFQNPFAFEKDPREHTTEEYLHLLRLHLDLHDQYSDLEPRSFSPLARFFKIYVRGFRGASELRNSLMNAKTTTRVRELLDEFGSKDYDGVEENE
- a CDS encoding SF0329 family protein, which encodes MSWSKLKQQLESFLSPTLVGTVEYRATSYRYLPDKSGDCYITVDKKNVLNMSDTTTPIRWYQTEQEIKNDPEIMIPVSHEEIEAVRKETKGTVPEDRLQVIARSRKSSGHAKELLSAQAVLSKSNFTIVATTFLSTSIEDNLESNDILLNILALIDRRVGKKRILNMSEQIKLKHPAVQYFYELRRRTL
- a CDS encoding cobalamin-independent methionine synthase II family protein: MTDKFQIVGSLLRPDELLTYKTQIEHRDDIKYPFYESFEGYEKCETEAIKQVVKKEIEHDLSIITDGEFSKSMWHLDFVWGFGGVERYIADHGYFFRDVDGSSKYETRKDIGLRITGELSGKNHHFIQLFKQLQDTAGDQQTKLCVPSPSHIFGELSWSDNIGGTDAVYQNIQELKAGLVKAYKEFVKEFAAVGGKILQMDDCLWELFADDNPNSPFTGEHINQEEVQGLATEFIDINNTVIDFGHSLGLKMWTHNCRGNYDSRNMGGGSYAKIANLFLKQLKYDRFFLEWDDDRAGSIEALEVFKDRPETEIVLGLLSSKTNTLDDEERVIRLLDEASKIIDKDRLLLSHQCGFASCDGGNELSEAEQWAKIVQGQKIAKQYWEN
- a CDS encoding DNA alkylation repair protein, with product MNLEEVMQELEALGKERTKKIYMSNGAQEPLFGVATGAMKPIAKKIKKDQPLAELLYATGNYDAMYFAGVIADPQAMTEADFDRWIDAAYFYMISDFIVSVTLAETDIAQAVSDKWIASGDELKMSAGWSCYCWLLGSRPDSEFSENKMMEMLEQVKKTIHESPERTKYSMNNFLYTVATSYQPLHDQAVETAKAVGPVEVDKDKPKSKFLQASENIQKAVEKGRTGFKRKYVRC
- a CDS encoding putative holin-like toxin, with the translated sequence MLMLTFGLLIVALLSNKDK
- a CDS encoding TetR/AcrR family transcriptional regulator; protein product: MPYPKGHKIKVRGKIVESAARAFRTNGIQDVSVPFIMKGAGLTHGGFYSHFDNKEQLVAEACEYAISDTIALLQKVADQEEQNPKINTVIDYYLSPYHRDKTEMSCIFPALSGEISRSSEEVRQVFTHELERMVTFISNLADMDVSKSRALFSTLVGSLVLARSVNDPELSDSFLAAGRQQAKELVRSN
- the lpdA gene encoding dihydrolipoyl dehydrogenase, translated to MSKLESVDTLVIGSGPGGYVAALRSSQLGMKTAIVERQQLGGVCTHVGCIPSKALIAESHRHDLFRQFNQADAAATFKIAQDFKQGVVNKQAGGVHYLLKTANVTIFEGEASLVDEHTAMIQQAGQEQSISFKNLILATGSRPIELPAFPVGGRILSSTEALSLQEVPSSLVVIGGGYIGVELGQMYAKFGTKVTILEGGAQVLPGFEAELAAPVVKQLKADGIHIVTGAIAEKVEQKADSITLHYSKNQEQHQVTAEYVLVTIGRKPNTDGQLGLERIGVSVTNKGLIETDEQCRTVIPHIYAIGDITAGPTLAHKASYEAKVAAEAIAGLTSKVDYKVIPLVVFSDPELSSVGVSETQAKAQAIPVVIGKSSFGINGRALALRETEGFVKIVADPTSGIVIGAQIVGVEASTLISELTLAIEMGATVEDLAMTIHPHPTLGEVIMEAAENAVTKMKKQK
- a CDS encoding HlyD family efflux transporter periplasmic adaptor subunit; this encodes MKIKAGLYIGIAMVLIVGGSLLAVKGKDAVSQAESRKQGMLEAEQTTLFYQNSPGAIVEAGASAGGSVKKGEVLFKVKSAGEGDVDVLAPYDGLVDRVAVKQGDQVQAGVPLAVLQKKNYYTDLYIQESEVQKLEVNQAIDVHFPYLDQPTQVSGVVTSISSAPQFASLRMSREKGQADLSMFLVRISMDSNADLLPGMTAEVKLDEITD
- a CDS encoding ABC transporter permease, with product MKSLIDEWKYVSGSKYVRLIFIGPLIAALFFGLMFSQNQISKSPVVVIDEDHSEYSRQLISKINASQYMSVKSVYASRMSPETLLANEQAVAVIMLPNQLGLRQQQGKSTNIGILMDNTMPSGLTGIRTAIQEIIQTENMTLSMTRLIQKGMDAETAKGIVSPISLQQRMLFNPTSSYVGFMVLGFVNIVVLMITTSAAGSIAPRLRQEGKLFTNGRSPFQLWVRSVPYAVLSSLSLLLSYGLLKQVGGMRFEAEPYLFIIPLVIYAFALSLLGMLIGYTAKDISKVNLRTSFVLYPSFLATGIQLTPLAFPEPFQIFAWALPMNWLNRLIRGMAFRDGALTAYSQELGALLIIIGVVSLFMGLLFLREGSKVSPSREPLLNADMLPSSS